In the Nitrospirales bacterium LBB_01 genome, one interval contains:
- a CDS encoding phosphoribosylaminoimidazolesuccinocarboxamide synthase produces the protein MSVVRETDFKDLNLLRRGKVRDIYEMDEYLLFIATDRISAFDVVLPDCIPSKGHVLTAISIFWFSFLKDIVGNHLQGTDISEFPDVCHKYNESLKGRALLVKKAATFPVECIVRGYISGSAWGEYKKNGKVCGITLPSGLKESDKLPEPIFTPSTKAEHGHDINISFDEASGIVGKSQMEKLKELSVNIYKKASEYALSKGIIIADTKFEFGLLNGEIILIDEVLTPDSSRFWPKAKYISGVPQESFDKQIVRDYLLTLSWDKTYPGPSLPPEVIEKTTQKYKEILSILTG, from the coding sequence ATGAGCGTTGTAAGAGAGACTGATTTTAAAGATTTGAATTTGCTAAGAAGAGGTAAAGTGAGGGATATATATGAGATGGACGAGTATCTCTTATTTATCGCAACAGACAGAATATCAGCCTTCGATGTTGTGCTCCCTGACTGCATACCCTCTAAAGGGCATGTGCTTACGGCTATTTCCATATTTTGGTTTTCATTTCTAAAGGATATTGTTGGAAATCATCTTCAAGGCACTGATATATCAGAGTTTCCAGATGTCTGCCATAAGTACAACGAGAGCTTGAAGGGTAGGGCGCTGCTTGTTAAAAAGGCTGCTACATTTCCGGTTGAGTGCATAGTAAGGGGGTACATTTCAGGCTCTGCGTGGGGCGAGTACAAAAAAAACGGAAAGGTTTGTGGGATTACTCTGCCATCAGGTCTTAAGGAATCGGATAAACTCCCAGAACCAATTTTTACTCCCAGCACAAAAGCAGAGCATGGTCACGACATTAATATATCGTTTGACGAAGCGTCTGGTATAGTTGGCAAAAGCCAAATGGAAAAACTTAAAGAACTTAGTGTAAATATTTACAAAAAAGCCTCAGAGTATGCACTGTCAAAGGGAATAATAATTGCGGATACTAAATTTGAGTTTGGTTTGCTTAATGGAGAGATTATTTTGATAGATGAGGTTCTGACTCCTGATTCTTCAAGATTCTGGCCAAAGGCAAAATATATAAGCGGCGTACCTCAGGAAAGTTTTGATAAGCAAATAGTGAGAGACTATCTGCTGACTCTCAGTTGGGATAAGACCTACCCAGGCCCCTCGCTTCCACCTGAGGTGATAGAAAAAACAACTCAGAAATATAAAGAGATACTTAGCATTTTAACAGGATAA
- a CDS encoding GAF domain-containing protein, whose product MLDNQLKMVCGWCKKIRADDTSWQTIEEYFAAKGMGETTHGMCPDCSEKIFEKRVYLESYQNICKVISSSITLEETLNLIVTSIVKVMNVKASLLRLVNKKSGTLDVAAYYGLSQEYVNKGSVEIDKSIEDALSGKQISVYDITFDADSKYYKEAKKEGISSILSIPLRFKDEIIGVLRMYTAEPRDYVEEDRKFLLAIAEQAAIVIMNAKEYETLVTREKEYLRLFREISKAVSSSLKLEEVLQSIVKKIADAFRVKAVTIKLVDEMTRKFTVAASCGLGEKFFANAPLKDMNISQALRYLYLENPAIPFPHEKDIRILQELNLSPVAIYDATTDSRVLNRKDIIEEGIKSILTVPIQVRSKLIGVLTIYTGWYKNFTQEETDFSSFLAEQCGIAIENARMYEKKYKEVTYLKTIQELTKLMSKHKDLNEILDLIVKKLPEVMNTKAATIRLIDPETNKLKLMASSGLSSQYLSRGDVEVEENIKAALKGEPVAIYDVAKDSRVLYHKEAKEEGIKSLLAVPLMSYNNTTIGVLRLLTTQHRVFTKDEIDFAMALCEEVSIALENVLLLKQVSQSK is encoded by the coding sequence ATGTTAGATAATCAATTAAAAATGGTCTGCGGATGGTGCAAAAAAATCAGAGCAGACGACACCTCGTGGCAGACAATAGAGGAGTATTTTGCCGCTAAGGGGATGGGAGAGACCACTCACGGAATGTGCCCTGATTGTTCCGAGAAGATTTTTGAAAAAAGAGTGTATCTTGAAAGCTATCAAAATATTTGTAAAGTCATAAGTTCAAGTATCACTTTAGAGGAGACTCTAAACCTTATAGTAACAAGCATTGTAAAGGTCATGAATGTAAAGGCAAGTCTGCTAAGGCTTGTAAATAAAAAGTCCGGAACTCTTGACGTAGCGGCATACTATGGTTTAAGCCAGGAGTATGTCAATAAAGGGTCGGTTGAAATTGATAAAAGCATAGAGGATGCCCTCTCCGGTAAGCAAATCTCCGTTTATGATATAACCTTTGATGCAGATTCAAAGTACTATAAGGAGGCTAAAAAAGAGGGAATCAGCAGCATTTTATCAATACCTCTGAGATTTAAAGATGAGATAATAGGGGTACTTAGGATGTACACGGCTGAGCCTCGTGATTATGTCGAAGAGGACAGGAAATTTCTACTGGCCATTGCCGAACAGGCTGCTATAGTCATAATGAATGCCAAAGAATATGAGACTTTGGTCACAAGAGAAAAGGAATATCTGAGGCTATTTAGAGAGATTTCAAAAGCGGTAAGCTCCTCTCTGAAACTTGAAGAGGTTCTGCAAAGTATAGTTAAAAAGATAGCCGATGCCTTTAGGGTTAAGGCAGTTACGATAAAACTGGTTGATGAGATGACAAGGAAATTCACAGTTGCTGCCTCATGTGGTTTAGGTGAAAAGTTTTTTGCAAATGCCCCGTTAAAAGATATGAACATATCTCAGGCATTGCGATACCTTTATCTTGAAAATCCAGCAATACCATTCCCTCACGAAAAGGATATAAGAATACTGCAAGAGCTTAATCTGTCCCCAGTTGCCATTTATGACGCCACAACGGACAGCCGTGTCCTTAATAGAAAGGATATCATAGAGGAGGGCATAAAGAGCATACTGACTGTGCCGATTCAAGTTAGAAGCAAACTAATCGGTGTGCTTACCATATACACCGGATGGTATAAAAACTTCACACAAGAGGAAACCGATTTCTCGTCCTTTCTGGCAGAGCAGTGCGGTATTGCAATAGAAAATGCAAGGATGTACGAAAAGAAATACAAAGAGGTGACCTATTTAAAAACAATTCAGGAGCTTACAAAGCTGATGAGTAAGCATAAGGATCTCAACGAGATTTTAGACTTAATAGTGAAAAAGCTCCCAGAGGTAATGAACACAAAGGCTGCCACCATACGGCTTATTGATCCAGAGACAAATAAACTAAAACTTATGGCGTCCTCTGGGTTGAGCAGTCAGTACCTTAGTCGCGGTGATGTTGAGGTTGAAGAGAACATAAAGGCGGCACTAAAGGGCGAACCTGTCGCTATTTACGATGTGGCTAAGGACTCACGGGTACTCTATCATAAAGAGGCCAAAGAAGAGGGCATAAAGAGCCTTCTGGCTGTCCCCCTGATGTCATATAATAACACCACTATCGGAGTATTAAGGCTTTTAACCACACAGCACAGGGTCTTTACAAAAGATGAGATAGACTTTGCCATGGCACTTTGTGAAGAGGTCTCCATAGCATTAGAAAATGTCTTGCTGCTAAAACAGGTTTCTCAATCAAAATAG